One region of Legionellales bacterium genomic DNA includes:
- the glpD gene encoding glycerol-3-phosphate dehydrogenase → MTTKPQFDIAIIGGGINGTGIAVEAALRGLSVLLCEQSDLASGTSSASTKLIHGGLRYLEHYEFRLVREALSEREVLLRKAPHLIYPLTFILPHAQHLRSKWLIRAGLFLYDHLGKRKFLNKSAMLSLKHHPAGTLLQPSFTSAFQYTDCWVDDARLVIANAMQARDLGASIHTYTQFEKIERFNHHWQLTCVSSQQVRTQYSAKLLINASGPWISQVQHDLLHLPTHHTTTLSKGSHIIVNKLFNEEFAFILQHDDKRIVFVIPYQQHFTLIGTTDVAYTGDPRNAAITPDEIDYLCAITNQYLRTRLTSQDVRFSYAGVRPLLQNQAENLAQLTREYALELNTEQAPLLSVLGGKITTYRRLAEEAFHKIHTFFPEAKLTSSENLPLPGGEFNYFDRQGFIQSCLKTYSAFPPHFILRLLQQYGTNISTVLKKATQLKDLGRDFGHSLCAQEIDYLIQHEWAQTAEDILWRRTKLGLHYTPEQKAQLQNYLANL, encoded by the coding sequence ATGACAACCAAACCTCAATTCGATATTGCCATTATCGGTGGTGGCATTAATGGTACGGGGATAGCGGTGGAAGCGGCTTTGCGGGGATTATCGGTATTGTTATGTGAGCAAAGCGATTTAGCCAGTGGCACTTCTTCAGCGAGTACGAAATTAATTCATGGTGGTTTGCGCTATTTAGAACACTATGAATTTCGTTTAGTGCGCGAAGCCCTCAGCGAGCGTGAAGTTTTATTACGTAAAGCGCCCCATTTAATTTACCCATTAACCTTTATTTTACCGCATGCCCAGCATTTACGATCGAAATGGCTGATTCGCGCGGGTTTATTTTTATATGATCATCTGGGTAAGCGCAAATTTTTAAATAAAAGTGCCATGCTTTCGCTAAAACATCATCCTGCAGGAACTTTATTGCAGCCAAGCTTTACCAGCGCTTTTCAATATACGGATTGCTGGGTGGATGATGCGAGATTAGTGATTGCGAATGCCATGCAAGCGCGCGATTTAGGCGCTTCCATTCACACCTACACACAGTTTGAAAAGATCGAACGCTTTAACCATCATTGGCAACTCACCTGTGTTTCATCCCAGCAAGTACGCACCCAATATTCGGCAAAACTATTAATTAATGCCAGTGGTCCCTGGATTTCTCAGGTACAACACGATTTATTGCATTTACCCACTCACCATACCACGACACTGAGTAAAGGCAGTCATATTATCGTTAATAAATTATTTAACGAAGAGTTTGCTTTTATTTTACAACATGACGATAAGCGCATTGTCTTTGTGATCCCTTATCAACAGCATTTTACTCTGATTGGCACGACCGACGTGGCTTATACGGGTGATCCACGCAACGCTGCGATCACTCCAGACGAAATTGATTATTTATGTGCGATCACCAATCAATATTTACGGACACGCTTAACATCACAAGATGTGCGTTTTAGCTATGCGGGAGTACGCCCACTCCTGCAAAATCAAGCAGAAAATTTAGCGCAATTAACTCGGGAATATGCCTTAGAGCTTAATACCGAACAAGCACCTTTATTATCGGTATTGGGCGGAAAAATCACGACGTATCGTCGACTTGCTGAAGAAGCTTTCCATAAAATTCACACTTTTTTTCCCGAAGCCAAGCTAACCTCTTCCGAAAATCTTCCGTTGCCTGGTGGAGAATTTAATTACTTCGATCGCCAAGGGTTTATTCAGTCGTGTCTTAAAACTTACTCCGCATTTCCACCGCATTTTATCCTGCGCCTCTTGCAGCAGTATGGTACAAATATTTCAACTGTGTTAAAGAAGGCTACACAATTAAAAGATTTAGGCCGTGATTTTGGCCACTCGTTATGCGCGCAAGAAATTGACTATTTAATCCAGCACGAATGGGCACAAACCGCTGAGGATATTTTATGGCGCCGTACCAAACTCGGTTTGCATTATACCCCAGAGCAAAAAGCACAATTACAAAACTACTTGGCAAACTTGTAA